The Marinobacter sp. SS13-12 sequence AGCAGGGCCTGGATAATTTATCGAATGACGGTATGGCAACAGGAAAAAGACACTCATCACGCGCTGCTGCCCGCTGCAACTCCTGATGCCCACGCCCACTGAAAGTTATGCCCACCGAGATGGCCCGTCACATCCACCACTTCGCCAATGAAATACAAGTCTGGTCGATCAAGAACGGCCATGGTTTTGGATGACAGCTGGCGGGTATCCACGCCTCCCAGGGTCACCTCAGCCGTCCGGTAGCCTTCAGTGCCGGCGGGTTTGATGGCCCATTGGCCCAGAGCTCGTGCCGCCTGTTCGATGTCACTGTTCTTGTACCCCTGCAGCGGTCCGGCCCAGCCGTGAAGGTCGTTCAGGGCCTGGGCGAAGCGTTTGGGCAGGTGCTGCATCAGATACTGGGCAACGGTGGATTGTGGCCTGGTTTTTCTTAGCTGGTACAGATCCTGTTCAATATTGGTCGCCGGGAGCATGTTGATGCTGAGGCTGTCGCCTGGCTGCCAGAAACTGGAGATCTGCAGCATGGCCGGGCCGCTTAGCCCGCGATGGGTCACCAGCATGGGTTCGCGGAAGTGTTCGTTGTTGCAGTGGACGTCCACCGGGCAGCTTACGCCGGCCAGTGGTGCCAGTTGTGCTTTCAGTTCCGGATGCAGGGTAAAGGGCACCAGTCCTGCTCGGGTGGGCAGAACGGTAAGTCCGAACTGGCGCGCGATGTCGTAGCCGAACCCGGTGGCGCCCATGGTGGGGATGGACAGCCCGCCGCAGGCGACAACCAGGGATTCGCAGTCAAGGGTGCCGGCGCTGGTTTGCAGCTGGTAGCCGTTGTCGGTGCCGCTGATTGTTCTGACGCTGGTATCCAGCCGTACTTCCGCGCCGGCCCATTCGCATTCAGTCAGCAGCATGTTGAGTATTTCTTTGCTGCTGTCTTTGCAGAACAGTTGCCCGGCGGCTTTTTCTTCGTGTTCGATGCCGTGGCGCTCCACCAGGTCCAGGAAGTGCTGGGGGGTGTAGCGTTTGAGGGCGGAGATGCAGTAGTGGGGGTTGTCCGAGAGGAAGTTGGCCGGCGTGCTGTTCAGGTTGGTGAAGTTGCAGCGGCCGCCGCCGGACATGAGAATTTTCTTGCCGGGTTTGTTGGCGTGGTCGATCACCAGAACTTTACGGCCACGGTAGCCGGCTGTTGCGGCGCACATCAGGCCTGCGGCGCCTGCGCCTATGATGATTACGTCGTGCTTTTCTGAGGTCATGGTTTGGAGTTCAGGCTTTGGGAGTACCGGCATGGGTTGAGGGCGGTCAGGGATACGCGGTGAATACGTCCCTGTACGCTCGACAAAAACATCCCTGTTTTTGACGATCCCTGACCGCCCTCAACCCATACCTTTCCAAACATCTGTGCTGCCTGCCGCTGTGCATTATATTTAGCGGCAGTATACAGTTTTGTTGGGGTTTCAGGGCAGTTGAACAGAGCCCTCCATGTAGAACGCGGCCTGGCCGGCGATGGCTACGCGGTCGCCTTTCAGTTCGCAGCGAAGTACACCGCCCCTGGCGGACACTTGTTTTGCCAGCAGGGTATTCTTGCCGAGTTGTTCGGCCCAGTAGGGCACCAGAACGCTGTGGATTGAGCCGGTGACGGGGTCTTCGTCGATGCCGCCGCCCGGTGCGAAGTAGCGGCTGACGAAGTCGCTGTCATTGCCCGGTGCAGTAATGATGACGCCCAGGTTGCCGAGTTCTTTGAGTTTGCGGGAGTCCGGTTGTGCGGCTTTTACCGCCGCCTCGTCTCTGAGGACGACGAGATAGTTGGTGTCTTTGGGGACAAAATACGACGTTTCAGGGGCGCCCTCCAGGGCCTCGAGGATCAGGCCGGGTGTCGGGCGTTCCTCGAAGCCGAGGTTCGGAAAGTCCAGCTCCAGCCAGCCATCGTCGGTCTGTTTCACGCCCAGGGAGCCGCTTTTGGACTGGAGTCTGATCTGCTCCTTTTTCCAGCCCAGTTTGTTGAAGAGGACCCAGGCGCTGGCGAGAGTGGCGTGGCCGCAGAGCGGTACTTCTATGCCGGGTGTGAACCAGCGTATGTGAAAGTCTTCTTCTGCTTCGTCGGAAAGGGGAACCAGAAAGGCCGCTTCCGAGAGGTTATTCTCCAGTGCCAGTTTCTGCATGGTGTCGTCTGGCAGCCACTCTTCCAGTGGCATGACGGCAGCGGGGTTGCCACCGAATACCTGGCTGGTAAACGCGTCGACCTGGTAGATCGGTAATGTTTTCATGATTCCTCCCTTGTGAACGTGTCAGCGTAGCGATGTGCCCGGTGGGCGGCAAATTGGCTCAGTTCCACGGCGCTGTAGAAGTGAATCTCCGGCAGAGCTTTCGAGTGGGTAATGATCCAGTGTTCGGGTTTGACCAGGCGGATTTCAAAGCCGAGGTTCTCCAGCCACTTCCTAGCGGTGTGGATGGTCATCGGGGCCAGGTCGTGGTTGTGGCCAACGCCCAGCAAGTCCTTGCGGCTGGCCGGTGGTATCTCTGTCAGCGGGTGGGGCTGTAATCGGTTCAGTGCGGTCATGGTGAAACTCCTTCTTCCGGACGCTGACCACCATTCTCCACCGGTGCAGACAACCATAACAGATTCAGATATTGTGGTTTTGAACCGGTACAGATTCACCTGTCCGACATCTGTGCTGGTCAGAATCCGGGTGATCTGTACTGCCTCTTCTCTCGATTGATCTGGCAGGATTGGGCAATGGGCATTCTCTATAATCAGATAGCAGACCAGTTGCACGCATTGATTCGTGATGGGGTTTATCGCGAAGGGGAGCGGCTGCCCGGTGTCCGGGCGCTCAGTCGCCAGTTTGGAGTGAGCGTTTCGACGGTACTTCAGGCCCACCAGACGCTGGAGGCCCGTGGCTATCTGGAGGCACGGGAGCGCAGTGGCTATTTTGTGCATTTGCCGCGGTGGGATACGCCCGAACCGGTGATGCAGAAGCATAAGGCCAGGCCCATGCCGGTCAGCGCCAGGGACATGGCCCTGGACCTGTGTGCTGACGAGCAAAAGCGCATGGTGCCGTTGGCCGCTGCGGTGCCGCATCCGGATTTTCTGCCGGTTCGCCAGATTCAGCAGGCCACCTTATGGGCGGCGAGGCGCGGGCTTGAAACCCTGGATTACGCTTTCCCTGGCAAGATTGAGTACCGGCGCCAGCTGGCTCAGCGAATGGCTACGCTTGGCGTCATGGCGACACCGGACGATATTATTGCCACCAACGGCGCCCAGGAGGCGATCATTCTTGCCCTGAAGGCGGTGACCCGGCCCGGTGATATCGTGGTGGTCGAGTCGCCTTCGTTTCCCGGCATCCTGCAGGCCCTGGACGTTGTCGGGCTCAGAGTGATTGAAGTGCCGACGCACCCGTCCGAAGGAATGAGCCTGGAGGGCCTGGAACTGGCGCTGGAACAGTGGCCCGTGAAAGCGTGCGTGGTGGTCCCCAATCACAGCAACCCCATGGGCGCGCGGATGCCTGATGAGCGCAAGCAGCAACTGGTGCAGATGCTTGAGCGGGCGGGCGTGCCGCTGATTGAGGACGATATCTACGGTGACCTGTTCCATAGCGGTGAGCGCCCCAGGCCGGCCAAGGTGTTCGACCGCACCGGCAACGTTATCTATTGCAGTTCATTCTCCAAAACCGTCTCGCCGGGGTTGCGTCTGGGCTGGATGATGCCCGGCAAATACCTGGCCGAGGCGCGTCAGCAGAAGTACTTCAGCAACCTGGGTACGGCAAGCGTGCCGCAGCTGGCGGTGGCCCATTTCCTGGAACAGGGGGGTTATGACCGCTACCTGCGGTCTGTGCGGCCGCGCTTTCGTGAGGTGACAGAGCGGATGCGGGCCGCCGTGGGGAGATCCTTCCCGGAAGGGACCGCGGTCAGCCGGCCACAGGGTGGTTTCGTATTGTGGGTTCAGCTGCCGGATAATACCTCAGGCACGGAGGTCTACCGCCGGGCGCGGGAGGAAAATATCAATGTCGCTCCGGGGCTGATGTTCTCTACCACTGACAAATATGAAAACTGCCTGCGGCTCAACGGGGCCAACCCCTGGAGCGAGCGGATTGAGCAAGCCATTGGTCGCCTCGGCGCCATCGCAACCGCAGTGGCCGCCGAATCCTGAGGTGGTTCGGCGTTGTACCTCGGTTTTACGATGCTTTGACAATTTGTCATTTCGTGACAATTTGTCCAGTTTTTTCTGTTTCAGCCTTCCTTCGCAACCGAATTCAGGTTTAAACTGATCTTTCTGATCAATTTTCGTACGTGGTTCCCCGCTGTACGGTGAATGCCGCTCCATAATCACAATAAACCGGAGGCAGTCATGACTATCAGTTCCACCCCTGAGGGTGTGTCCGTTTCCCCACGGCACCTGCGCTTTGATCTTGCCGACGAACTCAAAACGCTCTGGCACGGTAACGACACCTTCCGCACCGCCTTCTTCAATGCACTTTCTCTTCAGTTTCCGGATGGAGAGCAGCAGTTCATCAATGCGGTCCGCCTGTATCGCGACCAGGTGGAGGATCCCAAGCTGAAAGGGGAAATACGCGGGTTTATCGGCCAGGAAGCGCTGCACAGCCGGGAGCACAAGCATTACAACGAAGCCCTGAAGGCGCGGGGCTATGATATCGATGCCATTGACCAGCGTTTTCGCAAGCACATGGAATGGGTGGGCAAGTTGCCACCCAGCCGTCAGCTTGCGGGAACCTGCGGTGCTGAGCATTATACGGCCGTGTTGGCCAATGCAATCCTCAGCCATCCGGAGTGGATGGAGGGTGCCACCCCCGGTATGACCAGACTGTGGCGCTGGCACGCCATTGAAGAAACCGAACACAAGTCCGTGGCTTTCGATGTCTATCGCCATTGCGTCGGCAACGAACGGTTGCGGCGGATTGTGTTCCTGTTCGTGACCTGGAATTTCTTCAAGTACACCTTCCTGAACACCTGCAGCCTGCTGAAAACCGATGGCAAGTTATGGAACCTGGGCACCTGGATTGGTGGGATCAACTTTCTGTGGGGTAAACCGGGTGTTTTACGAAAGTGTCTGCCTGACTTTCTGGCCTATTTCCGCGAGGGTTTCCACCCCTGGCAACAGGATAATCGTGACCTGATCGATAAAAACCTCAACGAACTTGAGCTGGAGCAAACTGCCGGTTAGCAGGGTGCTGAAATTACCACGGCTTTGTGTAAGACTGGGCGCTGCTACGAACAACGACAATAAAGGGAAGTGTCCGGCAGGAACAACTTCCCGCAGCTGGAGGCCCCCATGCGCGTTGGTCTTATAGTGGATTCGGCTTGCGATTTACCCTACGAGTTTAGCCGAAAGCACGACCTGTTCGTTCTGCCCGTGACCGCCGTTATCGACGGCCAGACCTACATCGATGAGCACGATCCGGTGCGAACCCAGGAGTTCTATCAGGGCGGGTTGCTGCAAAAGGGCCACCATGCCGAGACACAGGCCTTCTCTCCCCAGCAGATCCATGACTTGTTCATGGAGAAAATTGTCACCCAGTTTGACGTGGCGATTTGCGAAACCGTTACCCGCTCCCGCAGCCTGATTTTCCAGAACGCCACCGAAGCCATGAACACGGTCATGTCGCACTACGAGGAGGCACGCAAAGCTGCCGGGCGTGACGGTAAGTTTTCCATGCGTGTCATCGACAGTAAGCAGATTTTTGCTGGCCAGGGCCTGTTGGCAGCTCATACGCTCAGGCTGATCGAGCAGAAACTGTCAAAGAATGCACTCCGTAATGAAGTCGAAACCTTCACTGACAAGATCTATACCTGCGTAATTCCCCGTGATCTGCATTATATTCGCGAGCGAGCCCGCAAGCGCGGTGACAAAAGCGTGTCGGCGCTGGTGGCCTTTCTGGGCAAGGCTCTGAACATTACTCCGGTAATATTCGGCCAGGGGGCCGAAGGCCAGCCTGCCGCCAAGACCCGAAGTTTTGACATGGCGGTTGAAAAGGTCATGAACTATGCCGCGGGCCGGGTGGAGGCGGGGTTGCTGACCCCCTATGTCAGCCTGTCCTGTGGGTTGACCTGGACCGAAATCGAGGACCTGCCGGGCCTGAACCGCCTGCGGGATGCGTGCGAGAGTAACGGTGTGGAGCTGCTGCTTTCCCAGATGGGCATTACCAGCAGCATCTACGTCGGCCCG is a genomic window containing:
- a CDS encoding NAD(P)/FAD-dependent oxidoreductase, with protein sequence MTSEKHDVIIIGAGAAGLMCAATAGYRGRKVLVIDHANKPGKKILMSGGGRCNFTNLNSTPANFLSDNPHYCISALKRYTPQHFLDLVERHGIEHEEKAAGQLFCKDSSKEILNMLLTECEWAGAEVRLDTSVRTISGTDNGYQLQTSAGTLDCESLVVACGGLSIPTMGATGFGYDIARQFGLTVLPTRAGLVPFTLHPELKAQLAPLAGVSCPVDVHCNNEHFREPMLVTHRGLSGPAMLQISSFWQPGDSLSINMLPATNIEQDLYQLRKTRPQSTVAQYLMQHLPKRFAQALNDLHGWAGPLQGYKNSDIEQAARALGQWAIKPAGTEGYRTAEVTLGGVDTRQLSSKTMAVLDRPDLYFIGEVVDVTGHLGGHNFQWAWASGVAAGSSA
- a CDS encoding PhzF family phenazine biosynthesis protein, which translates into the protein MKTLPIYQVDAFTSQVFGGNPAAVMPLEEWLPDDTMQKLALENNLSEAAFLVPLSDEAEEDFHIRWFTPGIEVPLCGHATLASAWVLFNKLGWKKEQIRLQSKSGSLGVKQTDDGWLELDFPNLGFEERPTPGLILEALEGAPETSYFVPKDTNYLVVLRDEAAVKAAQPDSRKLKELGNLGVIITAPGNDSDFVSRYFAPGGGIDEDPVTGSIHSVLVPYWAEQLGKNTLLAKQVSARGGVLRCELKGDRVAIAGQAAFYMEGSVQLP
- a CDS encoding PLP-dependent aminotransferase family protein, which encodes MGILYNQIADQLHALIRDGVYREGERLPGVRALSRQFGVSVSTVLQAHQTLEARGYLEARERSGYFVHLPRWDTPEPVMQKHKARPMPVSARDMALDLCADEQKRMVPLAAAVPHPDFLPVRQIQQATLWAARRGLETLDYAFPGKIEYRRQLAQRMATLGVMATPDDIIATNGAQEAIILALKAVTRPGDIVVVESPSFPGILQALDVVGLRVIEVPTHPSEGMSLEGLELALEQWPVKACVVVPNHSNPMGARMPDERKQQLVQMLERAGVPLIEDDIYGDLFHSGERPRPAKVFDRTGNVIYCSSFSKTVSPGLRLGWMMPGKYLAEARQQKYFSNLGTASVPQLAVAHFLEQGGYDRYLRSVRPRFREVTERMRAAVGRSFPEGTAVSRPQGGFVLWVQLPDNTSGTEVYRRAREENINVAPGLMFSTTDKYENCLRLNGANPWSERIEQAIGRLGAIATAVAAES
- a CDS encoding metal-dependent hydrolase → MTISSTPEGVSVSPRHLRFDLADELKTLWHGNDTFRTAFFNALSLQFPDGEQQFINAVRLYRDQVEDPKLKGEIRGFIGQEALHSREHKHYNEALKARGYDIDAIDQRFRKHMEWVGKLPPSRQLAGTCGAEHYTAVLANAILSHPEWMEGATPGMTRLWRWHAIEETEHKSVAFDVYRHCVGNERLRRIVFLFVTWNFFKYTFLNTCSLLKTDGKLWNLGTWIGGINFLWGKPGVLRKCLPDFLAYFREGFHPWQQDNRDLIDKNLNELELEQTAG
- a CDS encoding DegV family protein; translated protein: MRVGLIVDSACDLPYEFSRKHDLFVLPVTAVIDGQTYIDEHDPVRTQEFYQGGLLQKGHHAETQAFSPQQIHDLFMEKIVTQFDVAICETVTRSRSLIFQNATEAMNTVMSHYEEARKAAGRDGKFSMRVIDSKQIFAGQGLLAAHTLRLIEQKLSKNALRNEVETFTDKIYTCVIPRDLHYIRERARKRGDKSVSALVAFLGKALNITPVIFGQGAEGQPAAKTRSFDMAVEKVMNYAAGRVEAGLLTPYVSLSCGLTWTEIEDLPGLNRLRDACESNGVELLLSQMGITSSIYVGPGSLCLALAAEPHEFSDFQ